A genome region from Rhinopithecus roxellana isolate Shanxi Qingling chromosome 10, ASM756505v1, whole genome shotgun sequence includes the following:
- the ZNF605 gene encoding zinc finger protein 605 isoform X1 — protein sequence MIQSQISFEDVAVDFTLEEWQLLNPTQKNLYRDVMLENYSNLIFLGYQILKPDAIFKLEQQDPWIIGQEILNQNFSEVWLDNPKMWLRDNQDNLKSMERGHKYDVFGKIFNSSINVVHVGMRSHKCGTGEKSLKCPFDLLVLRNNCERKKIDELNNKLLFCIKPDRTHGGIKYCDCNTCRKPSNKEPWLTANHTHTGVYLCMECGRFFNKKSQLIIHQRTHTGEKPYQCSECGKAFSQKSLLTLHQRTHSGEKPYGCSECQKAFSRKSLLILHQRIHTGEKPYGCSECGKAFSRKSQLKRHQLTHTIEKPYSCSECGKAFSQKLKLITHQRTHTGEKPYTCSHCGKSFFWKSQLITHQRTHTGKKPYACSECQKAFSRNSLLIRHQRIHTGEKPYECNECGEAFIRKPQLMKHQITHTGEKNYRCSDCDEAFFKKSELIRHQKIHLGEKPYGCIQCGKTFFGKSQLLTHHRTHTGEKPYECSECGKAFTQKSSLISHQRTHTGEKPYECSECKKTFSEKSSLIHHQRTHTGEKPFECSECRKAFAWKPQLLRHQRIHTGEKPYECNECGKAFVQKVQLIKHQRNHTGEKTYGCNDCAKAFFEKAQLIIHQRIHTGERPYKCGECGKSFTRKSHLMRHQRIHTGDKYYGCNECGTTFNRKSQLMIHQRNHII from the exons ATATCATTTGAGGATGTGGCTGTGGATTTCACGTTGGAGGAATGGCAGCTACTTAATCCTACTCAGAAGAACTTGTACAGAGATGTGATGTTGGAGAACTATAGCAATCTGATTTTCTTGG GTTATCAAATTCTCAAACCTGATGCAATTTTCAAACTGGAACAACAAGATCCATGGATAATAGGTCAAGAAATCCTAAATCAAAACTTTTCAG aagtCTGGCTAGATAATCCCAAAATGTGGCTCCGAGATAATCAAGACAACCTTAAAAGTATGGAGAGAGGCCATAAATATGatgtttttggaaaaatatttaattcaagcATAAACGTTGTTCATGTAGGAATGAGATCCCATAAATGTGGCACAggagaaaaaagtttgaaatgtcCTTTTGATTTGCTTGTTCTAAGAAAtaactgtgaaagaaagaaaattgatgagctcaataataaattattattctgTATCAAACCTGACAGAACCCATGGTGGAATAAAATACTGTGATTGCAATACATGTAGAAAACCCAGCAACAAAGAGCCATGGCTCACTGCTAATCATACACACACAGGAGTCTATTTATGCATGGAATGTGGCAGATTTTTTAACAAGAAGTCACAACTTATTATACACCAGAGAACTCATACAGGAGAGAAGCCCTATCAATGCAGTGAGTGTGGAAAAGCCTTCTCACAGAAGTCACTGCTCACTCTTCATCAAAGAACTCACTCAGGAGAAAAACCGTATGGGTGCAGTGAATGTCAGAAAGCTTTTAGTAGGAAGTCACTCCTCATTttacatcagagaattcatactggagagaagccgtATGGATGCagtgaatgtggaaaagccttcagTAGGAAGTCACAGCTTAAAAGACATCAGTTAACTCACACAATAGAGAAACCCTACAGTTGCAGTGAGTGCGGGAAAGCATTCTCGCAGAAATTAAAACTCATCACACATCAGAGAAcgcacacaggagagaaaccctatacGTGTAGTCACTGTGGAAAATCCTTCTTTTGGAAGTCGCAGCTTATTACTCATCAGAGGACCCACACAGGGAAGAAACCTTATGCATGTAGTGAATGTCAAAAAGCCTTCAGCAGGAACTCACTTCTCATTAGGCATCAGAGGATTCATACAGGAGAGAAGCCCTACGAATGCAATGAATGTGGTGAAGCCTTCATCAGAAAACCACAACTGATGAAACATCAGATAACTCACACAGGAGAGAAGAACTATCGATGCAGTGATTGTGACGAGGCCTTCTTTAAGAAGTCAGAGTTAATAAGACATCAAAAAATTCACTTAGGAGAGAAACCATATGGATGCATTCAATGTGGGAAAACCTTCTTTGGGAAGTCCCAGCTCCTAACACATCacagaacacacactggggagaAGCCTTATGAATGCAGTgagtgtgggaaggccttcaCCCAGAAGTCAAGTCTGATATCACATCAGAGAACACATACaggtgagaaaccctatgaatgcagTGAATGCAAGAAAACCTTCAGCGAGAAGTCAAGTCTCATTCATCACCAGAGAACTCATACTGGAGAAAAGCCCTTTGAATGTAGTGAATGTAGGAAAGCTTTTGCTTGGAAGCCACAGCTTCTTAggcatcagagaattcatacaggggagaaaccctatgaatgcaatgaatgtgggaaagcatTTGTTCAGAAAGTGCAGCTCATTAAGCATCAAAGAAATCACACGGGAGAGAAAACCTATGGATGCAATGATTGTGCAAAAGCTTTCTTTGAGAAGGCACAGCTCATTatacatcagagaattcatacaggAGAGAGACCATATAAATGTGGTGAATGTGGGAAGTCTTTCACGAGAAAGTCACACCTTATGAGGCATCAGAGGATTCATACAGGAGATAAATACTATGGATGCAATGAGTGTGGGACCACCTTCAACAGGAAGTCGCAGCTTATGATACATCAGAGAAatcatataatataa
- the ZNF605 gene encoding zinc finger protein 605 isoform X2, with translation MIQSQISFEDVAVDFTLEEWQLLNPTQKNLYRDVMLENYSNLIFLEVWLDNPKMWLRDNQDNLKSMERGHKYDVFGKIFNSSINVVHVGMRSHKCGTGEKSLKCPFDLLVLRNNCERKKIDELNNKLLFCIKPDRTHGGIKYCDCNTCRKPSNKEPWLTANHTHTGVYLCMECGRFFNKKSQLIIHQRTHTGEKPYQCSECGKAFSQKSLLTLHQRTHSGEKPYGCSECQKAFSRKSLLILHQRIHTGEKPYGCSECGKAFSRKSQLKRHQLTHTIEKPYSCSECGKAFSQKLKLITHQRTHTGEKPYTCSHCGKSFFWKSQLITHQRTHTGKKPYACSECQKAFSRNSLLIRHQRIHTGEKPYECNECGEAFIRKPQLMKHQITHTGEKNYRCSDCDEAFFKKSELIRHQKIHLGEKPYGCIQCGKTFFGKSQLLTHHRTHTGEKPYECSECGKAFTQKSSLISHQRTHTGEKPYECSECKKTFSEKSSLIHHQRTHTGEKPFECSECRKAFAWKPQLLRHQRIHTGEKPYECNECGKAFVQKVQLIKHQRNHTGEKTYGCNDCAKAFFEKAQLIIHQRIHTGERPYKCGECGKSFTRKSHLMRHQRIHTGDKYYGCNECGTTFNRKSQLMIHQRNHII, from the exons ATATCATTTGAGGATGTGGCTGTGGATTTCACGTTGGAGGAATGGCAGCTACTTAATCCTACTCAGAAGAACTTGTACAGAGATGTGATGTTGGAGAACTATAGCAATCTGATTTTCTTGG aagtCTGGCTAGATAATCCCAAAATGTGGCTCCGAGATAATCAAGACAACCTTAAAAGTATGGAGAGAGGCCATAAATATGatgtttttggaaaaatatttaattcaagcATAAACGTTGTTCATGTAGGAATGAGATCCCATAAATGTGGCACAggagaaaaaagtttgaaatgtcCTTTTGATTTGCTTGTTCTAAGAAAtaactgtgaaagaaagaaaattgatgagctcaataataaattattattctgTATCAAACCTGACAGAACCCATGGTGGAATAAAATACTGTGATTGCAATACATGTAGAAAACCCAGCAACAAAGAGCCATGGCTCACTGCTAATCATACACACACAGGAGTCTATTTATGCATGGAATGTGGCAGATTTTTTAACAAGAAGTCACAACTTATTATACACCAGAGAACTCATACAGGAGAGAAGCCCTATCAATGCAGTGAGTGTGGAAAAGCCTTCTCACAGAAGTCACTGCTCACTCTTCATCAAAGAACTCACTCAGGAGAAAAACCGTATGGGTGCAGTGAATGTCAGAAAGCTTTTAGTAGGAAGTCACTCCTCATTttacatcagagaattcatactggagagaagccgtATGGATGCagtgaatgtggaaaagccttcagTAGGAAGTCACAGCTTAAAAGACATCAGTTAACTCACACAATAGAGAAACCCTACAGTTGCAGTGAGTGCGGGAAAGCATTCTCGCAGAAATTAAAACTCATCACACATCAGAGAAcgcacacaggagagaaaccctatacGTGTAGTCACTGTGGAAAATCCTTCTTTTGGAAGTCGCAGCTTATTACTCATCAGAGGACCCACACAGGGAAGAAACCTTATGCATGTAGTGAATGTCAAAAAGCCTTCAGCAGGAACTCACTTCTCATTAGGCATCAGAGGATTCATACAGGAGAGAAGCCCTACGAATGCAATGAATGTGGTGAAGCCTTCATCAGAAAACCACAACTGATGAAACATCAGATAACTCACACAGGAGAGAAGAACTATCGATGCAGTGATTGTGACGAGGCCTTCTTTAAGAAGTCAGAGTTAATAAGACATCAAAAAATTCACTTAGGAGAGAAACCATATGGATGCATTCAATGTGGGAAAACCTTCTTTGGGAAGTCCCAGCTCCTAACACATCacagaacacacactggggagaAGCCTTATGAATGCAGTgagtgtgggaaggccttcaCCCAGAAGTCAAGTCTGATATCACATCAGAGAACACATACaggtgagaaaccctatgaatgcagTGAATGCAAGAAAACCTTCAGCGAGAAGTCAAGTCTCATTCATCACCAGAGAACTCATACTGGAGAAAAGCCCTTTGAATGTAGTGAATGTAGGAAAGCTTTTGCTTGGAAGCCACAGCTTCTTAggcatcagagaattcatacaggggagaaaccctatgaatgcaatgaatgtgggaaagcatTTGTTCAGAAAGTGCAGCTCATTAAGCATCAAAGAAATCACACGGGAGAGAAAACCTATGGATGCAATGATTGTGCAAAAGCTTTCTTTGAGAAGGCACAGCTCATTatacatcagagaattcatacaggAGAGAGACCATATAAATGTGGTGAATGTGGGAAGTCTTTCACGAGAAAGTCACACCTTATGAGGCATCAGAGGATTCATACAGGAGATAAATACTATGGATGCAATGAGTGTGGGACCACCTTCAACAGGAAGTCGCAGCTTATGATACATCAGAGAAatcatataatataa